A genome region from Lactobacillus sp. ESL0791 includes the following:
- the parC gene encoding DNA topoisomerase IV subunit A, which translates to MATSERIREMPLEQVMGERFGRYSKYIIQERALPDIRDGLKPVQRRILYAMFQDNNTYDKPFKKAAKAVGNIMGNFHPHGDSSIYGALVHLSQDWKMREPLVEMHGNNGSMDGDGPAAMRYTESRLSKISNMLLQDIDKNTVNMVLNFDDTEYEPTVLPARFPNLLVNGSTGISAGYATEIPPHNLAEVIDATIYLLKHPDADLDELMQYVKGPDFPTGAIVMGTDGIKEAYRTGRGRIQVRSKTSVQEIRGHRQEIVITEIPFDVNKALLVKKMDEIRLNKEIDGVAEVRDETDRHGLSIVVELKKGADAKNILNYFFKNTDLQVSYNFNMVAIDHMTPVQVGLKRILSSYLEHEKDVVTKRTQFDLTKAENRLEIIQGLIHAMDILDQVIKTIRASKNKADAKNNLVAEFEFTERQAEAIVSLQLYRLTNTDVNALIAEQKDLDKKVEKFRTLLADHAVLEKEIIKELTEVKKEFGNPRRTKISATNSKITINKKALVADEQVRVLISKDGYLKRSSLRSWQSSDDDDNGLPDTDEVVYEKTLSTLSYLYLFTNKGNVVFRPVHEMVDAKWKDPGQHLSQEVGLDADEKIIRVFVFDNLKQNCNFLLASNDGYIKQVQLANLQPTRTYRSHGMTVIKLKSTDSNVVRVDCIEPESNLEITLFTHLAYAVRYDVSEVPELGSKASGVKSVNLKKDDYVVSYVLAKPEYLPLIRVGLITQRGAFKQFKLQLVNKVTRAKRGVLVLRELKTKPHRLAALAAYGQNHILLLTTSSARHIKIATNDFPLGDRYSNGSFVVDPNVDGRPETLILNNPVN; encoded by the coding sequence ATGGCTACAAGTGAACGAATTCGCGAAATGCCGCTTGAACAGGTTATGGGGGAACGCTTTGGACGTTATTCAAAGTATATTATCCAAGAGCGGGCGCTTCCTGATATCCGTGATGGATTAAAACCCGTTCAAAGACGAATTCTCTATGCAATGTTTCAGGACAATAATACCTATGACAAACCGTTTAAAAAAGCTGCTAAAGCTGTCGGCAACATCATGGGTAATTTTCATCCACACGGCGATAGCTCCATTTATGGTGCCTTAGTCCACTTATCACAAGATTGGAAGATGCGTGAACCGTTAGTCGAAATGCATGGTAATAACGGTTCCATGGACGGTGATGGCCCTGCAGCCATGCGGTATACCGAATCGCGCTTGAGTAAAATTTCTAACATGCTGTTGCAGGATATTGACAAAAATACCGTCAATATGGTTCTTAATTTTGATGATACAGAGTATGAACCCACTGTGTTACCAGCACGTTTTCCCAATTTGTTAGTTAATGGGTCCACAGGAATTTCTGCTGGTTATGCCACGGAAATTCCTCCGCATAATTTAGCTGAAGTAATTGATGCGACAATTTATTTGTTAAAGCATCCTGATGCAGATTTGGATGAGTTAATGCAGTATGTCAAGGGGCCTGACTTTCCGACTGGTGCCATTGTGATGGGAACTGACGGCATTAAAGAAGCTTATAGAACAGGACGTGGGCGGATTCAAGTTCGTTCAAAAACAAGTGTGCAGGAAATCCGGGGACATCGGCAGGAGATTGTTATAACCGAAATTCCGTTTGATGTTAACAAGGCCTTGCTTGTTAAGAAAATGGATGAAATTCGGTTGAACAAGGAAATCGATGGTGTGGCTGAGGTTCGCGATGAAACTGACCGCCACGGGCTTTCGATTGTCGTTGAACTAAAAAAGGGTGCGGATGCGAAAAACATTCTGAATTATTTCTTCAAAAATACTGACTTACAGGTTTCATATAATTTCAATATGGTTGCAATTGACCACATGACACCAGTACAGGTGGGTTTGAAGCGCATTTTATCATCATATTTGGAACACGAAAAAGATGTTGTTACAAAACGAACTCAGTTTGATCTGACCAAGGCCGAAAACCGTTTAGAGATCATTCAGGGCCTGATTCATGCAATGGATATTTTAGATCAGGTAATTAAAACGATCCGGGCATCTAAAAATAAGGCCGATGCAAAAAATAATCTGGTAGCTGAATTTGAGTTTACCGAGCGCCAGGCTGAGGCAATCGTTTCCCTGCAGCTCTATCGTTTAACCAATACCGATGTTAATGCATTGATTGCTGAGCAAAAAGATTTAGATAAAAAAGTGGAAAAGTTTCGCACACTTTTGGCAGATCACGCGGTTTTAGAAAAAGAGATTATCAAGGAATTGACAGAAGTTAAAAAAGAATTTGGTAATCCCAGACGGACAAAAATCTCTGCAACAAATTCTAAAATTACAATCAACAAAAAGGCTTTGGTGGCAGATGAGCAGGTGCGGGTACTTATCAGCAAGGACGGCTATTTAAAGCGCTCATCGCTCAGATCTTGGCAATCAAGCGACGATGATGACAATGGCTTGCCCGACACCGACGAAGTAGTCTACGAAAAAACGCTGTCGACCCTGTCTTACCTTTATCTGTTTACAAATAAGGGCAATGTTGTGTTTAGGCCAGTCCATGAGATGGTTGATGCTAAATGGAAAGATCCCGGACAGCATTTATCCCAAGAAGTTGGCTTAGATGCTGATGAAAAGATTATTCGTGTTTTTGTTTTCGATAATTTAAAACAAAACTGCAATTTTTTGCTTGCATCAAATGATGGTTATATAAAGCAGGTGCAACTAGCTAACTTGCAGCCAACTAGAACTTACCGGTCGCATGGGATGACTGTTATTAAACTAAAAAGTACGGATAGTAACGTAGTGCGGGTTGATTGTATTGAGCCTGAGTCTAACCTGGAAATCACGCTTTTTACTCATTTAGCGTATGCAGTCAGGTACGATGTAAGTGAAGTTCCGGAGCTCGGTTCCAAAGCTTCTGGCGTAAAATCGGTCAATTTAAAAAAGGATGACTATGTTGTTTCCTATGTGCTTGCAAAACCGGAATACCTGCCTCTAATACGTGTTGGTTTGATTACGCAACGCGGGGCCTTCAAGCAGTTTAAGCTGCAGCTGGTAAATAAAGTTACACGGGCTAAGCGTGGGGTATTGGTACTTAGGGAATTAAAGACTAAGCCGCACAGACTTGCTGCACTTGCTGCTTATGGTCAAAATCATATTTTGCTGCTAACTACTTCAAGTGCGCGTCATATTAAAATTGCTACTAATGATTTCCCGCTTGGTGACCGCTATTCAAACGGTTCATTCGTTGTTGATCCAAATGTCGATGGCAGGCCAGAGACATTAATTTTAAATAATCCGGTTAATTAA
- a CDS encoding LysR family transcriptional regulator gives MPKTEKIFSAKSLHYFLQLIDTMNYTQAAQILGITQPALTQQIKKLERTIGVPLFGQIGKKLYLTEAGKQLQTGAIRLLDTINSVVDDIQEFTQADKGTITIGMLENITTKILHLFLADFSKRFPDIKIKVRYFKREDLWHELDNNLIDLAIMYLPDNTKKNIVDLQQQYRYSEIYKDRIVVLTHKKDLESGKTYPVSALKDRKWVAYPEEFYLSQLMRDYFGNKHKMDVPISFSSTEQLVSTAEGNDYDTFINESYYEAHKKEITLTPVYLKPEKDFSVSLVYRKGKREVPRIENILAEFKNFLDNYKQSSKLEEK, from the coding sequence ATGCCAAAAACTGAAAAAATTTTTTCCGCAAAATCTTTACATTATTTTTTGCAATTAATTGATACGATGAATTATACACAGGCAGCGCAAATATTAGGGATTACGCAACCAGCGCTGACTCAGCAAATTAAAAAATTGGAGCGCACTATTGGTGTTCCTTTATTTGGGCAAATTGGTAAAAAACTTTACTTGACCGAAGCTGGAAAGCAGCTGCAAACTGGTGCAATTAGATTATTAGATACGATTAACTCCGTTGTTGATGACATTCAGGAATTTACCCAAGCCGACAAGGGAACGATAACAATCGGAATGCTGGAGAACATCACAACAAAAATTTTGCACTTGTTTTTAGCTGACTTCAGCAAACGCTTCCCGGATATTAAAATTAAAGTACGGTACTTTAAGCGTGAAGACTTGTGGCATGAGCTGGATAATAACTTAATTGACTTGGCAATTATGTACTTACCCGATAATACTAAAAAGAATATTGTTGATTTACAACAACAGTACCGATATTCTGAAATTTACAAGGACCGAATTGTTGTATTAACCCATAAAAAAGATCTTGAGTCGGGTAAAACTTATCCAGTTTCTGCACTGAAAGATCGCAAGTGGGTTGCCTATCCTGAAGAATTTTATCTGTCACAATTGATGCGTGATTATTTTGGCAATAAGCATAAAATGGATGTGCCAATCAGCTTTTCATCGACAGAGCAACTTGTTTCGACCGCAGAAGGCAATGATTACGATACGTTTATCAATGAGTCGTATTATGAAGCCCATAAGAAAGAAATAACGCTGACACCTGTGTATCTTAAGCCCGAGAAGGACTTTTCCGTTTCCCTAGTTTATCGTAAGGGCAAGAGAGAAGTTCCACGAATAGAAAATATTTTGGCTGAATTTAAAAATTTCTTGGATAACTATAAGCAATCGAGTAAACTAGAAGAAAAGTAG
- a CDS encoding manganese-dependent inorganic pyrophosphatase yields the protein MEKELVFGHQNPDTDAIGTAIAYSYLQNKLGYNTEAVALGEPNDETAYALKEFGFKAPRVIKTAANEVKAVMLVDHNEPQQSVPDRDQVKVTHVVDHHRIMNFTTSEPLYYRAEPVGCTSTIVWEMYQENGVEIPQNIAGLMLSAIISDTLLLKSPTTTDKDHAAVEALAKIAGVDYQKYGLKELKAGTNIADKSEEELIDLDAKSFSLNGSEVRIAQINVVDLPEAMERKKAFLTAMETAAKENNYALFMLLITNVLDSDSKALVVGSDSAKAKFEQAFGKNLVDAEASLPGVVSRKKQVVPPLTEAFE from the coding sequence ATGGAAAAAGAATTGGTTTTTGGTCATCAAAATCCTGATACGGACGCAATTGGTACAGCAATTGCTTATTCGTATTTGCAAAATAAATTAGGGTATAATACCGAGGCTGTTGCTTTAGGTGAGCCCAACGATGAAACCGCCTATGCTTTAAAAGAGTTTGGCTTTAAGGCTCCTAGAGTCATTAAGACAGCTGCAAATGAAGTTAAGGCTGTTATGCTGGTTGACCACAATGAGCCTCAACAGAGTGTTCCCGATCGCGATCAGGTGAAGGTAACCCATGTTGTTGACCATCACCGGATTATGAATTTTACGACATCTGAGCCGCTATATTATCGTGCAGAACCTGTAGGCTGTACAAGTACGATTGTGTGGGAAATGTACCAGGAAAATGGGGTAGAGATACCGCAAAATATCGCAGGGCTGATGTTGTCCGCAATAATTTCTGATACTTTGCTGTTAAAATCACCGACTACAACTGATAAAGATCACGCAGCTGTTGAAGCGTTAGCTAAAATTGCCGGAGTCGACTACCAAAAATATGGCTTAAAGGAATTAAAAGCAGGAACAAATATTGCTGATAAATCGGAAGAAGAATTAATTGATTTGGATGCAAAAAGTTTCTCCCTAAATGGCAGTGAGGTGCGTATTGCGCAAATTAATGTTGTCGATTTGCCTGAAGCAATGGAACGTAAAAAAGCCTTCCTGACCGCAATGGAAACTGCTGCTAAAGAAAATAATTATGCTTTGTTCATGCTTTTGATCACTAATGTCCTTGATTCTGATTCTAAGGCATTGGTTGTTGGTTCTGATTCCGCAAAGGCCAAATTTGAACAAGCCTTTGGCAAGAACCTGGTTGACGCTGAAGCCAGCCTTCCAGGAGTTGTGTCGAGGAAGAAGCAAGTGGTGCCGCCATTAACAGAGGCTTTTGAATAA
- a CDS encoding helix-turn-helix domain-containing protein, with product MSINLGKEISRRRREQRLTQEDLAELSDLSVNFISRLERTKNQNISIQKLDSIARALNTTTPDIIMNAYRFKEVKADNHADSTPVFIQKVINELRKMPSEKSERVCKAFIIVAKEINKD from the coding sequence ATGAGTATAAATTTAGGAAAAGAGATTTCACGTCGACGTCGCGAACAACGCCTAACACAGGAAGATTTAGCAGAATTAAGTGATTTGTCTGTTAACTTTATTTCTCGTCTTGAAAGAACTAAAAATCAAAATATCAGTATTCAAAAGCTGGATTCAATTGCCAGAGCTTTGAATACCACGACACCAGATATTATTATGAATGCTTACCGCTTCAAGGAGGTAAAAGCGGATAATCATGCTGATAGTACCCCGGTATTTATTCAAAAAGTTATCAATGAATTGCGTAAGATGCCGTCAGAAAAGTCGGAACGCGTTTGCAAAGCATTTATTATTGTCGCTAAAGAAATCAATAAAGATTAA
- the xerS gene encoding tyrosine recombinase XerS — protein METKKYLDLIQLELSALPSFIKEYNFGTNHSLTTTYQYLTEIRRFFDWLRHEGLSSAANNQEVTTATLANLRRNDIMLYIDYLGHRKNQQGHLNSPTTINRSINALRSLFKFLTITADNNNGHVYFERNVMLKIDSLNSTKTLNYRAHVLESHMYTGKLKYEFLDFIENNYEAYCNVHALPAFRKNKERDMAIIALILGTGIRVSECAGVNLSDINLKDATLDVTRKGGQRDSVPIAEWTLDYLIDYKKIRKERYKASQKENAFFLTNWHEQTRQITTNAIEKMVNKYSAAFGHPLTPHKLRHTLASELYGVTKDQVLVAQQLGQKGTSATDLYTHVDQRKQREALNEISEQEK, from the coding sequence TTGGAAACAAAAAAATATTTGGATTTAATTCAGTTGGAGCTTAGTGCACTGCCCTCTTTTATTAAAGAATACAATTTTGGAACCAATCATTCACTGACTACCACGTACCAATATTTAACGGAAATTAGACGTTTTTTTGATTGGCTGCGGCATGAAGGTCTTTCTTCTGCCGCCAATAATCAGGAAGTAACAACTGCAACTCTTGCTAATTTACGCCGGAATGATATTATGCTGTACATTGATTATTTGGGGCACAGGAAAAACCAGCAGGGGCATTTAAATTCACCGACAACGATTAATCGTTCAATCAACGCTCTGCGCTCACTATTTAAGTTTTTAACGATTACCGCCGATAATAACAATGGTCACGTCTATTTTGAACGGAATGTGATGCTTAAGATTGATTCACTGAATAGCACAAAAACGCTCAATTACCGCGCACATGTTCTGGAATCACACATGTATACGGGCAAATTGAAATATGAATTCTTAGACTTCATTGAAAATAATTATGAAGCTTACTGCAATGTTCACGCTTTGCCCGCTTTCAGAAAAAACAAAGAACGTGATATGGCAATCATTGCATTAATTTTAGGAACCGGCATCCGTGTTTCTGAATGTGCCGGAGTCAATTTGTCAGACATTAATCTAAAAGATGCAACACTTGATGTTACGCGTAAAGGCGGTCAGCGCGACAGTGTGCCGATTGCTGAATGGACCCTTGATTACCTGATAGATTATAAAAAAATCCGTAAAGAGCGCTATAAAGCAAGCCAAAAGGAGAATGCGTTCTTTTTGACGAATTGGCACGAGCAGACACGGCAGATCACCACGAATGCGATTGAAAAAATGGTTAACAAATATTCGGCCGCATTTGGCCACCCGTTAACACCTCATAAATTGCGCCATACCTTAGCTTCTGAATTGTATGGCGTCACTAAAGACCAGGTTTTAGTTGCACAGCAGCTGGGTCAAAAAGGCACTTCAGCCACTGATCTTTATACGCATGTCGATCAACGTAAACAGCGCGAAGCGTTAAACGAAATATCTGAACAAGAAAAATAA
- a CDS encoding NUDIX hydrolase translates to MQKIDDLTSWAVELQSLAQEGLEYGHDKFDRERYQRIREIATEMMSVKTGLPYKQVKTLFSSEDGYQTPKLATRAAIIKDNKILLVKEKTDDRWALPGGWCDVNVTLKENCLKETKEESGRNVKVDRLIAIQDYNHHNRPQRVTGVTIAFFLCHEISGEFIDNIETADCKYFAFTDLPKLSEHRNSKEQIKMCFEAAKDPNWQPIFD, encoded by the coding sequence ATGCAAAAGATAGATGATCTTACATCTTGGGCAGTTGAACTGCAAAGTCTCGCACAAGAAGGCCTAGAATATGGGCATGATAAATTTGACCGCGAACGTTATCAACGGATACGTGAAATTGCAACCGAAATGATGAGCGTTAAGACCGGTTTACCCTATAAGCAGGTAAAGACATTATTCAGCAGCGAAGACGGCTACCAGACACCCAAATTGGCCACAAGAGCGGCAATTATTAAAGATAATAAGATTTTATTAGTTAAAGAAAAAACGGATGACAGGTGGGCATTACCGGGTGGTTGGTGCGATGTCAACGTGACACTCAAAGAAAACTGTTTGAAAGAGACAAAAGAGGAATCCGGACGGAATGTTAAGGTTGATCGCCTAATTGCCATTCAGGACTACAACCATCATAACCGGCCCCAACGCGTCACTGGTGTCACAATCGCTTTTTTCTTATGCCATGAAATTAGTGGTGAGTTCATTGATAATATTGAAACGGCAGATTGTAAATATTTTGCATTTACTGATTTACCCAAACTATCGGAGCACCGCAACAGCAAGGAACAGATTAAAATGTGTTTTGAAGCAGCCAAAGATCCGAATTGGCAGCCAATCTTTGATTAA
- a CDS encoding DegV family protein: protein MKIALVTDSTSVLTEQEAYDNNVTVVPIPIIIGKDEYLEGINITSEKLFELQRQGSAFPKTSQPSMGHMISLFNDLHQKGYEAIIAITLSKGISGFYDNLKNIARNYPEYNLYPFDSRMTVRLQGELVLAAARMIKNGLEVDTIMKHLDEIRATIDELFVVDDLKNLSRGGRLSNAGAFIGTMLHIKPLLTFKDGSIVAFEKIRSMKRAFSRIENLTLEKTSQLPYKDKLRLFVIDSNDAEQAKQAKAFIDKSFPDKPVEVTKFSPVIATHLGEKSLALAWMIDIDKLDLTK from the coding sequence ATGAAAATTGCATTGGTCACGGACAGTACTAGTGTCTTAACTGAACAAGAAGCATACGACAACAATGTTACAGTTGTTCCTATCCCGATTATTATTGGCAAAGACGAGTATTTGGAAGGAATAAATATTACTTCTGAAAAGTTATTTGAATTGCAAAGACAAGGATCTGCTTTTCCTAAAACTTCGCAGCCCAGCATGGGACACATGATTAGCCTTTTCAATGACCTGCATCAAAAGGGTTACGAGGCAATAATTGCCATAACTTTGTCTAAAGGAATTTCTGGTTTTTACGATAATTTAAAAAACATTGCACGCAATTATCCTGAATACAATCTATATCCCTTTGATTCAAGAATGACTGTTCGTTTACAAGGTGAACTTGTTTTAGCAGCCGCCCGCATGATCAAAAATGGTTTAGAAGTTGACACGATCATGAAGCATCTTGATGAAATTCGCGCAACAATTGATGAACTTTTTGTCGTTGATGACCTGAAAAACTTAAGCCGCGGAGGTCGTTTGAGCAATGCTGGGGCATTTATTGGTACCATGTTGCATATTAAGCCACTCTTAACTTTTAAAGATGGCAGTATCGTTGCCTTTGAAAAGATTCGTTCAATGAAACGTGCCTTTTCCCGTATTGAAAATTTGACACTTGAAAAGACCAGCCAACTTCCTTATAAAGATAAGCTTCGACTTTTTGTAATTGATTCAAATGATGCCGAGCAAGCAAAGCAGGCAAAAGCATTCATTGATAAGAGTTTTCCAGATAAACCGGTTGAGGTTACTAAATTCAGTCCGGTTATTGCCACTCATTTGGGTGAAAAATCACTTGCACTTGCCTGGATGATTGATATTGATAAATTAGACTTAACGAAGTAA
- a CDS encoding MarR family winged helix-turn-helix transcriptional regulator, producing the protein MDILAFSNISTQITKEISVKCGLNISQTRLLLFFEKNNNASFTMGNLAALLKISLSTLSRQLQQKRTQELVQITRSERDSSKTIMLNNKGLAKAAELRATLVQIENVFCSLLSPKETSSFNKELTFIAKNASKIRFI; encoded by the coding sequence ATGGATATTTTGGCATTTAGCAACATTTCAACTCAAATAACAAAAGAAATCAGCGTTAAGTGTGGGCTTAATATTTCGCAAACACGTCTTTTACTGTTTTTTGAGAAGAACAACAATGCTTCTTTTACAATGGGAAATTTGGCTGCTTTACTGAAGATTTCGCTTTCCACCTTAAGTCGACAGCTGCAGCAAAAAAGGACGCAGGAACTGGTCCAAATTACACGCTCAGAGCGTGATTCTAGCAAGACTATTATGTTGAACAATAAAGGATTGGCAAAGGCTGCCGAACTTAGGGCCACTCTTGTTCAAATTGAGAATGTTTTTTGTTCACTTTTAAGTCCCAAGGAGACTTCTAGCTTTAACAAAGAACTTACCTTTATTGCAAAAAATGCAAGTAAGATACGTTTCATTTAG
- a CDS encoding NFACT family protein, which produces MAFDGLFIHNLLKTWQPVIVNGRLSKISQPFAQDLILTFRKERKNVQLLISANAQYPRIYLIKKTIPNPDKAPTFVMVLRKYLEGSILKDIRQVGVDRIINFYFTNRNELGDETELVLSVELMGRHSNVILYDAQSKKIIDLLKRINPDENRARLLLPKAKYELPPLNPGLNGLTMSEEDFNKLKEANSDPKSFAKKISGLDGDDRNELSGYLADDYSYSSFKLFFSQLEKPCAFVLLTPKNKRKIFTYLPYHLDLKKESTNPDLNQALDEFYEYQANRDWVKQKAGKVERVVKNEQKKLAKKIAKLKKQLQVAENSEGYRIRGEILNANLNQVKPGMKKIALPNYYENNQPLEIKLDVALSPARNSQKYFTRYKKLRDSIKHVNEQIDIAQKNLEYFDSVQTEIDNAEPQDIDQISDELISQGYIRPKQKQKRRKKVTERNLNKFKLTSGKIVLVGKNNYQNDWLTFKKADKSDTWFHVKNIPGSHVILRDSAPTDTDIKETAEIAAYFSKAKNSAHVQVDYVADKRVKKPNGAKPGFVIYTGQNSIEVTPEKDAILAKRIK; this is translated from the coding sequence ATGGCTTTTGATGGATTGTTTATCCATAATTTGTTAAAAACTTGGCAACCTGTCATCGTGAATGGACGTCTGTCGAAAATTTCGCAGCCATTTGCGCAAGATCTAATTTTGACTTTTAGAAAGGAACGAAAAAATGTTCAATTACTGATTTCAGCAAATGCCCAATACCCACGAATCTATTTGATTAAGAAAACTATTCCTAATCCGGATAAGGCGCCAACCTTCGTCATGGTGCTGCGGAAATATTTGGAGGGTTCTATTCTTAAAGATATTCGTCAGGTTGGCGTTGACCGAATTATCAATTTCTATTTTACTAACCGCAATGAATTAGGCGATGAAACTGAATTAGTTTTGTCAGTTGAATTAATGGGCCGGCACAGCAATGTGATTTTGTATGATGCGCAAAGTAAGAAAATTATTGATCTGCTGAAAAGAATTAATCCTGACGAAAACCGGGCCCGGCTCCTTCTTCCAAAAGCTAAATATGAATTGCCGCCACTTAATCCGGGGCTAAACGGATTGACGATGAGTGAAGAAGATTTTAATAAGTTAAAAGAAGCTAATTCTGATCCTAAAAGTTTTGCTAAAAAAATTAGTGGGCTTGACGGTGATGATCGCAATGAATTAAGCGGTTATTTAGCGGATGATTATTCATATTCATCTTTTAAACTGTTTTTCTCGCAGCTTGAAAAACCGTGTGCCTTTGTTCTGCTAACGCCTAAAAATAAACGGAAGATTTTTACTTACCTTCCCTATCATTTAGATTTAAAAAAGGAAAGTACAAATCCAGATTTAAATCAGGCATTAGATGAGTTTTATGAATACCAGGCTAATCGCGATTGGGTTAAACAAAAGGCGGGTAAGGTTGAACGTGTTGTTAAAAATGAGCAAAAAAAGCTGGCAAAAAAAATCGCTAAATTAAAAAAACAGCTACAAGTAGCTGAAAATTCTGAGGGTTACCGGATTCGCGGTGAAATTTTGAACGCCAATCTTAATCAAGTAAAACCAGGAATGAAGAAGATTGCGTTGCCTAATTATTATGAAAATAATCAGCCGCTTGAAATTAAGCTTGATGTGGCTCTTTCTCCTGCCCGTAATTCGCAAAAATACTTCACTCGTTATAAAAAGCTTCGTGATTCAATCAAGCATGTTAACGAACAAATTGACATTGCACAGAAAAATTTAGAGTATTTTGACTCAGTCCAAACCGAAATTGATAATGCGGAACCGCAAGACATTGACCAAATCAGCGATGAATTGATTAGTCAGGGTTACATTCGTCCAAAGCAGAAGCAAAAACGGCGTAAAAAAGTTACTGAACGCAATCTGAATAAATTTAAGCTTACTTCAGGTAAAATCGTCTTAGTTGGTAAAAATAATTATCAAAACGATTGGCTAACTTTTAAAAAAGCCGATAAGAGTGACACTTGGTTTCATGTTAAGAATATTCCTGGTTCACACGTTATTTTGCGTGATTCTGCGCCAACTGATACAGACATCAAGGAAACGGCCGAGATTGCGGCATATTTTTCAAAGGCAAAGAATTCTGCCCATGTTCAGGTTGATTATGTTGCCGATAAACGCGTCAAAAAGCCCAATGGCGCTAAGCCCGGCTTCGTGATTTATACTGGTCAAAATTCAATAGAGGTTACGCCCGAAAAAGACGCTATTTTAGCAAAAAGGATCAAATAA